A region of the Dysidea avara chromosome 9, odDysAvar1.4, whole genome shotgun sequence genome:
ATTTTAAtaggtcacacacacacaatgaaatactctaatagaacaatcacttttaaCACCAAAAGTGCACAAACTAAAATACAAGGTCAGGATTTTCAAGTTCTTATCTTGTATATTCTTAAGTTATAATATTGTccaattttagtgatatattTAACAGTACTTCACTCTAGACCATAACAGCTGTCAGTGTTTCATCTCCAGTGACATCAAACAGATCACAAGTGTggctaaaattttcactgtacaTCATTGTCAAGGTTTTCTTCGTTAGTAAAGCTACCGTGAAATTGTATCACATGAAAATTTATTTGTGTCCTACAAACTTCAACTCATGTTACTGGTAATTTAGTGTGGCTCCTGGTGTGTGATACTGTTTGCAGGTATATGTGGACTCCACATAAACATACAAACGGTATCATGTATCACACATACCcaatattaaagtgggtgtggctcaagaAAGAAGCAGGCCTagtgcaagactagactatgccTCAAACAGAGACTGCCACTACTGTGCTGTATACTTGTTTCAGATGTGCTTTAGCAATATTTATGACCCTTGAAGTAAAATCAATCCTGACTCTTTGTAGCGAGAACAAAAATCGAGCAACAGTGATCTGCGAAATTTAAAACGTGAAAATCCTGGGCTAAGAGGCGTCTGAGAAATTGAAACACGAAAATAAGGTACAGAACCGTGAAATATAAGTaccacaaaaatttcctggTATCGTTGTGTAGTTTGTTTACCCTGTACAGGAAATGGTCAACAACAGGAACAGATTGTACCTTGTAGTGTTAGTAGTATGGCTGCTATCACTCCTGTTCTCCTTCTTGTTCCAGTTCTGCTTGTCTCATCATACTGGCCAGTGACACTGGAGCTGACATCTCTCCTCTGTGTAAACAATTATTACACATCAAATAcattgtgtattgtattgtacacaATGTTTATAGCAACGTAACTGTAACTACAAGGGACCAACTAAATTACTACATTCACTGTTGTAAAAATGGAATCACTTTATCTAAactgtcctgattatcaagtaTGTGTAGATACCAGGGATTATCAAGTTGACTTGGTAAAACAGGTGACCTTATcaagcaggtggctacattAGGCAGGTACTCAAATGACATATTTGAGACTGACTGACAACTATTGTCATACAATAAAATGATTTGTACAATATTACAAGTTCTGATCAAACCATTACATGATGGGACACTAGTGTATGAGGTCTAGCTACTAAATGTGAAACCTGTTAAACCTGTTTAGTCACTGTATAATTAGGTCACCAGCCAACTTGAAAATCCCCAGTAATTGAAAGCATGTACATAGTCTCCTAGCAACTAAATTACAATTATCATAAACTGTACAAACACTAAACCAAACAAGTAAACTACATCCCCTCAGGCTACAGCCTCTTGTGATAATAGAAAAGTTATGGTATGGTCACAAAGTGATATTTCATGACTACTTCTCCAACTGTACCAGCCATGACAAACAAGAGGTGTAATGTTCATGTAACAGTTAAACAGCTAAGATGACATAAACTGTAGCTGGTCACAGTTCTGGTGTTTTTGTAAATATGTTGACTGTCTATCCACACAGCAGTACTATTTCCTACAGGACTTAGTGTACTTCATGGATAGGGAGGGTCACCTCTATGAACAAAACTGTGGCCCCAATAACAAGGAGGTCTTAAAGAACAATTTAGCTGTGTTAGGTAACATTTTACACCTTCACATGTAGTTGATATACCATACGGCTCCAAATTTTCATAGTTTCAATTTTCTTGCAACTATAGTAACCCTAGAAattttttctcacaaaaaatTGATGAGCACTGAATAATTTGGTATTGTCCATGAGACAACACTCAAGTCAAAAATGAAGAGTTTGTATCATTACTTCAGCTACAGGTACACCAGCTATTGTCACTTTCACAGCAAAAATGTCATGAGCATCACTTTCACCTCACACCAGCGTCCTGGTTACTTGGAAGCCACTCACACAAGAGACAAAATTTGCTCAAACACTCCTCTAGTAGCTGCCATCACTGTACCATATTTGCACGTATTTTACACTTGTGTTCATGTGTGAAGAAACCATAAACCCAGTGTGTTccatttttcatgaaaaaaatACCTTATACTGTAACTAAGtttatgaattttaaaaaaattttggtGAACCCCAAAATTTTAAACTACAAAAATTTGGAGCCATACGGTAACAGTTTAAGGACATGAGTACTGTAAATccagaaacaatcatgtgaacAAACTTTCACAAATTGTGTGGTTTGAAGAAATTTGTGACATAAAAATATACATTATGATTTTTTATTGTTACCTATGAAGGTAcaactgggtctgggaaaatcATTCTAATTAGCGCCCATGatagcaggtttgatttttcaccagaCATCAAGTTATCTGAAGACATCATTAAACTTTCAAAATCAAATAGAATTGAGTGcacagtctgtttttactttctTCGTGGAAAACAATTGTTTGCCCTTCCTGTCCACTACTTTGATTGGAGCTTGATATGCTAAACCTCATGAAAAACACTGATGGCAAACTTGGCTGTTGGTTACGGACAATTTGATGATTTGGAAAGCAAGGAATTGATGAAAAAATTGTGATAGGTATGTGACCTTGACCATTTCCAGAATTGAAAAAAAATGGAATTCAGAGTGTTATAGCTTGTTGATAAACAGGCTACATGGTTGGTCTTTCTTGAGACAATCACCTTTAAGAAGATACACCAGCTGGCTGATAAATGGCcatacactactctaatagagcagtcattattTAATACCATATTTCGTTGGTTAAATACCGTGTAATCAAATAATTGATGTGGTGACTATTCAAATGACCACTATAGTTGGTTCCCTTTTCACCTAAGccatcacaaaaaaaaacaaagttgAATACCTGCTTATTCCCagtggttttgtactggaacaagtgtgctttcatgttgtaaacatgtttgtgtgcctGAAAAGTcctacaaaatgtatgggaagCTTTATAACTCTTGCTAGCATCAAAGAGATTTTCGATAAACAGTTCTGGCATCTAAAGAGcttctactaaatgtttgggtgTAACAAGAGTCATTAATAGGTAACCGGGGCTCTGGTGAATATGTTGAAAAGTGGTGTTGCTTAAGCGTGACTACTATTCAAGATGTGGCGTTTAACTTGGTAAGCACCACATCACAAGCAAGCGCATTTACATAGTGATATTGACTGGTGTATTTACTAACTTGTCCTCTGTCATCAGTTTGGTCTCATTCTCAGAGTTCTTGAACAGTCTCAAGTCAACCTCTTTCTCAGTACCATCAGGTAGAGCTGTGTTGTGATTACATGAGGATAGCAGTTCAACCAATATTATAGCCTAacacatacaaatattttaatgtattGGATTGCATCTGTGTTAAGCATGTAGGATGTCTATTCAACAAAATATTGTTAGGAAAACgagaaataaaattacaaacTCCTCACACCTATGTTTATACAATAATCAAAAACTTTTGGTCATAAATAATTTCACGCAAAACCTTAAATTGCACTAAATACTATCATGTGTGTGCCAAAGAGTTATTCAACTTTAACTATTCCTAAAACCTCACAGCATACAGCTACGTAGATTTATGGCTCGAGGCAATTTCTATTGATCGAAGTGTGTAATTGTAGTGGGTTTTTTCAATACTAAAAACAAAACAGTTCTCAACTCACCATGACTGTAAAAGCAAACATTTCCAAAAGGATATACTCCATTTCCTTGTTGGAAGTGTCTACAAGGCTTAGCCCTGTAGTATAGTGAACAGTCATACACTACCAGTATACTACACCCATACCCTGTATTGTTCTTGTAGTCTGAAATTAGTCTCTCTTTCTCAGCTTGGTCAGTGATCCACACTGTACTCTGGTGGGGACCAATTTGACAATGGAAGTAATGAATGGTAATAGGGTTGGGATGAAGGTTAAAATTTCACCCTCTGAACCTTCCTTGATCCAAGTTTCAAAAGCTTTGAAGTTTTTCTTGGCTATGTTATACAGTATGCCAGTAAGTGATGGATGTACACTGTTGTTCATTCAGCACAGCAGTTTTACAACTACCAAGGTACATAAAATCTTCTACACAAATTCCACATGCAAAGGAAGTAACACATCAAAACTTCAAACCTTTGTCCCAGACCTAACTGCTAAAACTTACTGGAATAACAAAATATGATACTTTCCTGCAGATTGGACAAGCCCTGAAATGACATATACAAATTGAATACTATACTGTGACATCagtacacacacgcatgcaaaaACACACgcatttgtacacacacacgtacaccacacacacacacgcacacgcacacaggtacacacacagGTACACCCACACACAGGTATTATAATATCTTCTTCTTTGGGTTTTGATATTGTTGTATGCTGACTACTTCCCTACAGTAACTACAACAA
Encoded here:
- the LOC136266892 gene encoding uncharacterized protein isoform X2, with translation MLQSLFLACPICRKVSYFVIPSTVWITDQAEKERLISDYKNNTGAKPCRHFQQGNGVYPFGNVCFYSHALPDGTEKEVDLRLFKNSENETKLMTEDKGEMSAPVSLASMMRQAELEQEGEQE
- the LOC136266892 gene encoding uncharacterized protein isoform X1, yielding MDAPEFVPGSSQHTTISKPKEEDIIIPVACPICRKVSYFVIPSTVWITDQAEKERLISDYKNNTGAKPCRHFQQGNGVYPFGNVCFYSHALPDGTEKEVDLRLFKNSENETKLMTEDKGEMSAPVSLASMMRQAELEQEGEQE